In the genome of Dehalococcoidales bacterium, one region contains:
- a CDS encoding TRAP transporter small permease, which produces MTTIERLEKWAKLLSGWLVWVGGAGAVLMLAVTVVDIIGIKIFNSPLPGGIEIVAFVGVIITAFGMAYTQAEHANIQVEFFIMRLPKRAGAICGAFTSLLSLILFSLLAWQSVKYGISLQTSGEVSMTSRIPFYPFVYAIAFCCIPVCLILFFEMIKNIMKAANK; this is translated from the coding sequence ATGACCACAATAGAACGATTGGAAAAATGGGCTAAGTTACTTAGCGGTTGGTTGGTATGGGTTGGCGGCGCGGGCGCTGTTTTAATGCTGGCAGTTACCGTTGTTGATATAATCGGTATCAAAATATTTAACTCTCCGCTCCCGGGCGGTATTGAAATTGTTGCCTTTGTGGGAGTTATTATTACCGCTTTCGGGATGGCGTATACTCAAGCGGAACATGCTAACATTCAAGTTGAATTTTTTATTATGCGTTTGCCAAAACGTGCCGGAGCCATTTGCGGGGCATTTACATCATTATTAAGCTTGATTCTTTTTTCCCTCTTGGCGTGGCAGAGCGTCAAATACGGAATCTCTTTGCAAACCAGCGGTGAAGTTTCAATGACATCACGTATTCCTTTTTACCCCTTTGTATATGCCATTGCGTTTTGTTGTATCCCGGTTTGCCTAATCTTATTTTTTGAAATGATTAAAAATATTATGAAAGCGGCTAATAAATAG
- a CDS encoding TRAP transporter large permease produces MDPVTVGIIGIVILIVLFMLGMPVGFAMAFVGFAGFGYLVTPNAALGLLARDVFTNFSSYSLTVIPMFILMGTLASASGISTRLYASTHTLFGKVRGGLAMATILACAGFAAICGSTSATAAAMGKVALPEMKKYKYDDSLATGSVASAGSLGILIPPSTIFIIYGILTQQSIGKLFLAGIFPGVLLTLLFLAVVIILCKRNPALAPAGQPSTLKQKITGMLGITEMMLLFILVMGGLFAGWFSPVQAGAVGAAGALLIGLLRRNLTWETFKDALKETVKVTCEIMIIVTGAIILGHFIAVTTIPNMLSGWIADLGLPNVAVMAIIILMYIIGGLFMDSLAMITLTIPIIYPLVLSLNFDPIWFGVIIVLVTEMGVITPPVGINVYVIKGITKGVSLETIFKGIFPFLIAIIICVALLLTFPKIATFLPSILLN; encoded by the coding sequence ATGGATCCAGTTACAGTCGGAATTATAGGAATTGTAATTTTAATTGTCCTTTTTATGCTGGGGATGCCAGTTGGTTTTGCGATGGCATTTGTCGGCTTTGCCGGATTCGGCTATTTAGTAACCCCCAATGCGGCTTTGGGGCTGCTGGCGCGTGATGTTTTTACCAACTTCTCATCTTATTCGTTAACGGTAATCCCCATGTTTATTTTAATGGGAACACTTGCGTCCGCTTCGGGAATCAGCACCCGATTGTATGCTTCCACCCATACATTGTTTGGAAAAGTGCGCGGGGGGCTGGCAATGGCCACAATTTTGGCTTGTGCCGGGTTTGCGGCTATTTGCGGCTCAACCAGTGCAACCGCTGCCGCAATGGGCAAAGTGGCCCTTCCCGAAATGAAAAAGTATAAATATGATGATTCCTTAGCAACCGGCAGTGTTGCTTCAGCGGGAAGCCTGGGAATCTTAATTCCTCCCAGTACCATTTTTATAATTTACGGTATTTTAACCCAACAATCCATCGGCAAATTATTCCTTGCCGGGATATTCCCCGGGGTTTTATTAACATTGCTTTTCCTCGCCGTTGTTATTATTTTATGCAAAAGGAATCCGGCCTTAGCCCCAGCTGGGCAACCCTCAACTTTAAAACAAAAAATCACCGGTATGCTTGGAATTACCGAGATGATGCTTCTCTTTATTTTAGTAATGGGTGGTCTTTTTGCCGGTTGGTTCAGCCCCGTTCAGGCAGGTGCCGTTGGTGCCGCCGGTGCCCTTTTAATCGGTCTTTTGAGGCGTAACTTAACATGGGAAACCTTTAAAGATGCGCTCAAAGAAACGGTCAAAGTAACCTGCGAAATTATGATTATTGTTACCGGCGCTATTATATTGGGGCATTTCATTGCCGTAACGACTATCCCAAACATGTTATCGGGATGGATTGCCGACCTCGGTTTGCCAAACGTAGCTGTAATGGCAATTATTATTTTAATGTATATTATCGGCGGTTTGTTTATGGATTCCCTGGCGATGATAACTCTAACCATTCCGATAATTTACCCTTTGGTATTATCGCTAAACTTTGATCCGATTTGGTTTGGTGTTATTATTGTACTGGTTACCGAAATGGGGGTTATTACCCCGCCGGTCGGTATCAATGTGTATGTAATTAAGGGGATTACCAAAGGCGTTAGCTTAGAAACGATATTTAAGGGGATTTTCCCGTTCTTAATTGCAATAATTATTTGCGTGGCGCTGCTGCTTACTTTCCCCAAGATTGCTACATTCTTACCAAGCATTCTATTGAATTAA
- a CDS encoding class I adenylate-forming enzyme family protein: MTISDMLAKNANLYPNDTALIELKPSINYRREITWQEFDDKANQIANALSKIGIRKGDKVVHLMLNSIDWLVAYFGIIRTGAWVVPLNFRFTSEDILYCTQIAEAKVLIFGPEFSDRIDCIKDELSTVREFICMGDNAPEWAQDMSDFIADAPAKALKTVLNADDPCGLYFTSGTTGQPKPILLTHKNMEHAALVESNHHKQTKDDNFILIPPLYHTGAKMHWFGSLYSGSKATLLRDIKPLDIFNAVSNEKGTIVWLLVPWAQDILMALDSGELKIEDFNLDQWRLMHIGAQPVPESLVKHWKTYFPNMLYDTNYGLSESTGPGCVHLGIENIHKVGAIGIPGYEWEVRIVDDKDNDLSVGVVGEIIIRGAGLMKEYYKNPQKTAEVLKDGWLHTGDLAKIDEDGFIWYVDRKKDLIITGGENIFPIEVEEVLLYHPKVYDAALIGIPDVRLGEIAVAVIDPKPNVDITAKEIEEYCVGNLPKYKRPRKIVFGKVPRNPTGKIEKVKLREKYKDLQ, from the coding sequence ATGACCATATCGGATATGCTTGCAAAAAATGCTAATTTATATCCGAATGATACGGCTTTAATCGAATTAAAACCGAGCATAAACTATCGCCGCGAAATTACTTGGCAGGAATTTGACGATAAAGCCAACCAAATAGCGAATGCCCTTTCTAAAATCGGCATTCGCAAGGGCGATAAAGTTGTTCACTTGATGTTAAACTCAATCGACTGGCTGGTTGCCTATTTTGGTATTATCAGAACAGGCGCATGGGTAGTTCCGCTTAATTTCAGGTTTACTTCCGAAGATATTTTATATTGCACTCAAATTGCGGAAGCCAAAGTTTTAATCTTTGGCCCCGAATTTAGCGACCGAATCGATTGCATAAAAGACGAACTCTCAACCGTTCGGGAATTTATTTGCATGGGAGATAATGCCCCCGAATGGGCGCAGGATATGAGCGACTTTATTGCCGATGCTCCCGCAAAAGCGTTAAAAACCGTACTTAATGCGGATGATCCTTGCGGTTTATATTTTACATCAGGAACAACCGGGCAGCCGAAACCGATACTGCTTACTCATAAAAATATGGAGCACGCCGCACTTGTTGAAAGCAATCATCATAAACAAACCAAAGATGATAATTTTATCTTAATTCCTCCTTTATATCATACCGGCGCCAAAATGCATTGGTTTGGCAGCCTCTATTCCGGCAGCAAGGCAACTTTGCTGCGAGATATCAAACCGCTTGATATTTTTAATGCCGTAAGCAATGAAAAGGGCACCATTGTATGGCTGCTTGTTCCCTGGGCGCAGGATATTTTAATGGCGTTGGATAGCGGCGAGCTTAAAATAGAGGATTTTAATTTGGATCAATGGCGACTGATGCATATCGGGGCGCAACCTGTTCCCGAAAGTTTAGTTAAGCATTGGAAAACTTACTTCCCCAATATGCTTTACGATACCAATTACGGGCTTAGCGAAAGCACCGGTCCCGGTTGTGTTCATTTGGGAATAGAAAACATTCATAAGGTTGGCGCAATCGGCATACCGGGGTACGAGTGGGAAGTCCGTATAGTTGACGATAAAGATAATGACTTATCGGTTGGTGTTGTCGGTGAAATAATAATCAGAGGTGCGGGGCTTATGAAAGAATATTACAAGAACCCGCAAAAAACCGCCGAGGTCTTAAAAGACGGCTGGCTGCATACCGGCGACCTTGCCAAAATAGATGAGGACGGTTTTATTTGGTATGTCGATCGCAAAAAAGATTTAATTATTACCGGCGGTGAAAATATTTTCCCGATTGAAGTGGAAGAGGTTTTGCTTTATCATCCCAAGGTTTACGATGCCGCGCTAATCGGTATTCCGGATGTCAGACTGGGGGAAATTGCGGTTGCCGTAATTGACCCTAAACCCAATGTTGATATTACCGCCAAAGAAATTGAAGAGTATTGCGTGGGAAATTTACCCAAATACAAGCGCCCGCGCAAAATAGTTTTCGGCAAGGTACCGCGTAATCCGACCGGTAAAATTGAAAAAGTAAAGTTGCGAGAAAAATATAAAGATTTGCAATAG
- a CDS encoding flavin reductase family protein: MEKKNINKKTFGPSKFVFPSPVFLVGVMINGKPNFMTAAWGGMACGAPPMLTVAIRHQRFTINGIQPGNSFSVNIPGEELVAEADLCGIVSGETVDKAQACNFDLFYGKAENAPLIAQCPINLECKVNHTLDLGSHILVIGSIEETHVTEDCLTGGQPDIDKIKPILYSRGTEAKYYGYGQAIGDAYKIGKSIQY, encoded by the coding sequence ATGGAAAAGAAAAATATTAACAAAAAAACATTCGGCCCCAGTAAGTTTGTTTTCCCGTCACCGGTTTTTCTGGTTGGGGTTATGATTAACGGCAAGCCCAATTTTATGACAGCGGCATGGGGCGGCATGGCTTGCGGCGCTCCTCCGATGTTGACTGTTGCCATCCGCCACCAGCGTTTTACAATTAACGGCATTCAACCCGGCAACAGTTTTTCGGTTAACATCCCCGGTGAAGAGTTGGTAGCGGAGGCTGATTTATGCGGCATTGTTTCCGGCGAAACGGTCGATAAAGCACAAGCCTGTAATTTTGACCTTTTCTACGGGAAAGCGGAAAATGCCCCGCTGATTGCCCAATGCCCGATTAATTTAGAGTGCAAAGTTAACCACACACTTGATTTGGGAAGCCATATACTTGTAATCGGCAGTATTGAAGAAACGCATGTTACGGAAGATTGTCTTACCGGCGGACAGCCGGATATCGATAAAATCAAGCCTATCCTCTATTCCAGAGGCACCGAAGCCAAGTATTACGGTTACGGTCAAGCAATCGGGGATGCTTACAAAATAGGCAAAAGCATTCAATATTAG
- a CDS encoding ABC transporter ATP-binding protein codes for MNNPTSEKKVIIRAENLSLSFGGVRSLIDVSVDIKENEILAIIGPNGAGKTSLLNCLNGFYKPQKGTITFDGEDITHIRPDKAAKMGLARTFQNIELYTGLSTLDNLMAARHVLMNQNIFASSMYFGPAHKEEIKHRKTVEDIIDFLEIEAIRKQVVGSLPYGMRKRVELGRALALEPKVLLLDEPMAGMNLEEKEDIARFIIDIFEGQGETYPDTPVLRDGVNCIVLIEHDMGVVMDLADRIVVLDFGRKIAEGTPAEISSNPDVIAAYLGAEK; via the coding sequence GTGAATAATCCTACAAGTGAGAAAAAGGTGATTATCAGGGCAGAGAATCTTTCGCTTTCGTTTGGCGGCGTTCGCTCGTTAATCGATGTTAGCGTGGATATCAAAGAAAATGAAATTTTGGCAATTATCGGCCCCAACGGTGCCGGTAAAACCAGCCTATTAAATTGTCTAAACGGTTTTTATAAGCCCCAAAAAGGAACAATCACTTTTGACGGGGAGGATATAACCCACATCCGCCCTGATAAAGCCGCCAAGATGGGGCTCGCGCGTACGTTCCAAAATATTGAGCTTTACACCGGCTTAAGCACACTGGATAACCTTATGGCTGCCAGGCACGTTCTGATGAACCAAAATATCTTTGCCAGCTCTATGTACTTCGGACCCGCCCATAAGGAAGAAATCAAACACCGTAAAACCGTTGAAGATATTATCGACTTTTTGGAAATCGAAGCTATTCGAAAACAGGTGGTCGGTTCTTTGCCTTACGGTATGCGCAAAAGGGTTGAGTTAGGCAGGGCATTGGCGCTTGAGCCGAAAGTTCTTTTGCTTGATGAACCGATGGCCGGTATGAACCTCGAAGAAAAAGAGGATATTGCCCGCTTTATTATCGATATTTTTGAAGGACAGGGAGAAACATATCCCGATACTCCGGTGCTAAGAGACGGCGTAAATTGCATTGTTCTTATCGAACATGATATGGGTGTGGTTATGGATTTAGCCGATAGAATTGTTGTTTTGGACTTTGGCCGTAAAATCGCAGAAGGTACGCCTGCGGAAATCAGCTCTAATCCGGATGTTATCGCCGCCTATTTGGGGGCGGAGAAGTAG
- a CDS encoding phenylacetate--CoA ligase family protein, translating into MAIKPENKIDEYYDAREVMTPNERDIYFTQKLAETINNAYQKSPAAKKIMDSAGVTPAQIKSIKDLELLPITRKPDVIAMQKANPPYGGFLTIPESEIQRVFVSPGPVYEPMQHDTIEWFAESFWAAGFRKGDIAANTFTYHLSPAGILCHEGLKACGATVIPLGTGHTEITVKTILELKADGYVGTPGFLMTVIKQAEEMGYDFKKDFYVKRAWFTGEMLSQSVRQILENDYAIDTYQTYAVTEPGGAIAYECRYKNGLHLMDDYIVEIVNPVNGKQLADGELGEVVVTPIHNPTWGLIRFGTGDLSSIVSDACSCGRTSKKLTGIQGRIGEAVKVRGMFVVSAQAETVFKGFKDIGRWQIAVTRIGERDEITLNLELLDNVPNKSELAVEIEQKFQSMCLVKPDRIDFVPEGTIPKDSKTIIDKRKWD; encoded by the coding sequence ATGGCTATAAAACCGGAAAATAAGATTGATGAATATTATGATGCAAGAGAGGTTATGACCCCTAATGAAAGGGATATTTATTTTACGCAAAAACTGGCGGAAACAATTAATAACGCTTACCAAAAATCCCCTGCCGCAAAAAAAATAATGGATAGCGCAGGGGTTACACCGGCGCAAATTAAATCTATCAAAGACTTGGAGCTTTTGCCGATTACCCGTAAACCCGATGTTATCGCAATGCAGAAAGCCAACCCTCCCTACGGCGGCTTTTTAACTATTCCGGAGAGTGAAATACAACGGGTCTTTGTATCCCCCGGCCCTGTCTATGAACCGATGCAACACGATACAATTGAATGGTTTGCCGAATCATTTTGGGCTGCCGGGTTTCGTAAAGGTGATATCGCGGCAAATACCTTTACCTATCATCTTTCCCCTGCCGGCATTTTGTGCCACGAGGGGTTAAAAGCCTGCGGCGCAACCGTTATTCCGTTGGGAACGGGCCATACCGAAATCACGGTAAAAACAATATTGGAATTAAAAGCAGACGGTTATGTCGGAACCCCCGGTTTCTTAATGACGGTTATTAAACAGGCTGAAGAAATGGGCTATGATTTCAAAAAAGATTTTTATGTAAAACGCGCTTGGTTTACCGGCGAAATGTTATCTCAATCTGTTAGGCAGATACTGGAAAATGATTATGCTATCGATACATATCAAACGTATGCCGTAACCGAGCCCGGCGGTGCGATTGCCTATGAGTGCCGTTATAAAAACGGTTTGCACCTTATGGATGATTATATTGTTGAGATTGTTAACCCTGTAAACGGGAAACAATTGGCAGACGGAGAACTCGGTGAGGTAGTAGTTACCCCTATACATAACCCCACATGGGGGCTTATTCGTTTTGGTACCGGAGATTTATCTTCGATTGTTAGTGATGCTTGCTCTTGCGGCAGAACCTCTAAAAAACTTACCGGTATTCAAGGCCGAATCGGGGAAGCGGTAAAGGTGAGAGGAATGTTTGTCGTATCCGCTCAGGCTGAAACTGTTTTTAAAGGGTTTAAAGATATTGGGAGATGGCAAATTGCCGTTACCCGTATCGGCGAGCGCGACGAAATAACACTTAATTTGGAATTGCTTGATAATGTTCCCAATAAAAGCGAACTGGCTGTGGAAATCGAGCAGAAGTTTCAGAGTATGTGCTTGGTAAAGCCTGACAGAATTGATTTTGTTCCCGAGGGGACTATCCCCAAAGACAGTAAAACAATTATTGATAAACGTAAATGGGATTAA